The following proteins come from a genomic window of Corallococcus sp. NCRR:
- a CDS encoding thioredoxin domain-containing protein has product MSMRSTRIALAALLAASLTAGCNKEKAPANAQAPAAQAQAANASEPAPDTVVATFGNNEKVTFGELNERIKEPLANLDKQKFQLRKRGLEGLVTERLVKAEATKRGITEDQLLKAEIDDKIPAPPEEKIKEVFEGAKGQLPPGATYEQMKPQIVDFLSDQQKQEQAQKFFDSLRAGANVKYELPEPPRPPAERKQVAATGPSKGPESAPVTIVEFSDFQCPFCSRAIGTVDEVTKQYGDKVRLVFRQFPLDFHQQAQKAAEASLCANEQGKFWEMHDKLFANQKALGVDDLKKYAGELKLDTAKFNTCLDSGEKAAQVKADMADGSKVGVSGTPAFFINGIMLSGAQPLDEFKSIIDAELKGAK; this is encoded by the coding sequence ATGTCCATGCGCTCTACTCGCATCGCCCTGGCCGCCCTCCTCGCGGCATCCCTCACCGCCGGCTGCAACAAGGAGAAGGCGCCGGCCAATGCCCAGGCGCCCGCCGCGCAGGCCCAGGCCGCAAACGCCTCCGAGCCGGCGCCGGACACCGTGGTGGCCACCTTCGGCAACAACGAGAAGGTCACCTTCGGTGAGCTCAACGAGCGCATCAAGGAGCCGCTGGCGAACCTGGACAAGCAGAAGTTCCAGCTGCGCAAGCGCGGCCTGGAAGGGCTCGTCACGGAGCGCCTGGTGAAGGCCGAGGCGACCAAGCGCGGCATCACCGAGGACCAGCTGCTCAAGGCGGAGATCGACGACAAGATCCCCGCGCCCCCGGAAGAGAAGATCAAGGAGGTGTTCGAGGGCGCCAAGGGCCAGCTGCCCCCGGGCGCGACCTACGAGCAGATGAAGCCGCAGATCGTGGACTTCCTGTCCGACCAGCAGAAGCAGGAGCAGGCCCAGAAGTTCTTCGACTCGCTGCGCGCGGGCGCCAACGTGAAGTACGAGCTGCCCGAGCCCCCGCGCCCGCCCGCGGAGCGCAAGCAGGTGGCCGCCACCGGCCCGTCCAAGGGTCCGGAGAGCGCGCCGGTCACCATCGTGGAGTTCAGCGACTTCCAGTGCCCGTTCTGCAGCCGCGCCATCGGCACGGTGGACGAGGTGACGAAGCAGTACGGCGACAAGGTGCGCCTGGTGTTCCGCCAGTTCCCGCTGGACTTCCACCAGCAGGCGCAGAAGGCCGCCGAGGCCTCGCTGTGCGCGAACGAGCAGGGCAAGTTCTGGGAGATGCACGACAAGCTCTTCGCCAACCAGAAGGCGCTGGGCGTGGATGACCTGAAGAAGTACGCGGGCGAGCTGAAGCTGGACACGGCCAAGTTCAACACCTGCCTCGACTCCGGCGAGAAGGCCGCGCAGGTGAAGGCGGACATGGCGGACGGCTCCAAGGTGGGCGTCAGCGGCACGCCGGCGTTCTTCATCAACGGCATCATGCTGTCGGGCGCGCAGCCCCTGGACGAGTTCAAGAGCATCATCGACGCGGAGCTGAAGGGCGCGAAGTAG
- a CDS encoding DUF4388 domain-containing protein, which yields MASKPRATPRVSGEAASLELERPLAAVVSPTRPLSAHFLAPEGLVLLPESHGAAGFFAGSLGTLSVEEVFAQILSGIRTGQLVVQHGSVRRTVAFRDGQVVFATSSERWERLGAVMVRLGLLTEARLTQALAQVTPARRIGQVLTSQGIVSEASLYSAMTFVVREVVLNLFEMVEGSFLFLEAKAPAVDAVKLPERTRDLVLTGIKRAEETGRLRRRFPDDMHVTPGPQGALPGEEALFAKLGKGTTLGALRAAYAGSQYAFYSGVEEAVRGGHLAVRAAEAPPAPGPAVEGMAWELLSAEERYNLLLSLVHRALREAGRDVDLLRGFVESPPPGLEEAYHGVTLGPDGRVDVARLRANVSTSGGEAVGRAMALEALDAFVSYALFSARNVLPADVAERLANTYRTLQGGLT from the coding sequence GTGGCGTCCAAACCCAGGGCCACGCCCCGCGTGAGCGGTGAGGCGGCTTCGCTCGAACTGGAGCGGCCGCTCGCCGCCGTCGTCTCTCCCACCCGGCCCCTTTCGGCGCACTTCCTGGCGCCGGAGGGGCTGGTGCTCCTCCCGGAGTCCCACGGCGCCGCCGGCTTCTTCGCCGGTAGCCTGGGGACGCTCTCGGTCGAGGAAGTGTTCGCCCAGATCCTCTCGGGCATCCGCACCGGACAGCTCGTCGTGCAGCACGGCAGCGTGCGCCGCACGGTGGCCTTCCGCGACGGGCAGGTCGTCTTCGCCACCTCCAGCGAGCGCTGGGAGCGCCTGGGCGCGGTGATGGTGCGGCTGGGGCTCCTGACGGAAGCGCGGCTCACCCAGGCCCTGGCGCAGGTGACGCCCGCGCGCCGCATCGGACAGGTGCTCACGTCGCAGGGCATCGTCTCCGAGGCCAGCCTCTACAGCGCGATGACCTTCGTCGTGCGCGAGGTGGTGCTCAACCTCTTCGAGATGGTGGAGGGCAGCTTCCTCTTCCTGGAGGCGAAGGCCCCGGCGGTGGACGCGGTGAAGCTGCCGGAGCGCACGCGCGACCTGGTGCTCACCGGCATCAAGCGCGCGGAGGAGACGGGCCGCCTGCGCCGCCGCTTCCCGGACGACATGCACGTCACGCCCGGCCCCCAGGGCGCGCTGCCCGGCGAGGAGGCCCTGTTCGCGAAGCTGGGCAAGGGCACGACGCTGGGCGCGCTCCGGGCCGCCTACGCGGGCAGCCAGTACGCCTTCTACAGCGGCGTGGAGGAGGCGGTGCGCGGCGGCCACCTGGCCGTCCGGGCCGCGGAAGCACCTCCCGCCCCGGGCCCCGCGGTGGAGGGCATGGCCTGGGAGCTCCTGTCCGCGGAGGAGCGCTACAACCTCCTGTTGTCGCTGGTGCACCGCGCGCTGCGCGAGGCGGGCCGCGACGTGGACCTCCTGCGCGGCTTCGTGGAGTCACCGCCGCCGGGCCTGGAGGAGGCCTACCACGGCGTCACGTTGGGGCCGGACGGGCGGGTGGACGTGGCCCGGCTGCGCGCCAACGTGTCCACCAGTGGCGGCGAGGCCGTGGGCCGGGCCATGGCGCTGGAGGCGCTGGACGCGTTCGTGTCCTACGCGCTGTTCTCCGCGCGCAACGTGCTGCCGGCGGACGTGGCGGAGCGGCTGGCCAACACCTACCGCACCCTCCAGGGCGGCCTGACGTAG